One window of Thermocoleostomius sinensis A174 genomic DNA carries:
- a CDS encoding nitrate ABC transporter ATP-binding protein (This model describes the ATP binding subunits of ATP-binding cassette (ABC) transporters for nitrate transport, or for bicarbonate transport, in bacteria and archaea.) — protein MHTLNDLHLTPVATCSPFLRIENVSKIYPTPNGPYPVLQGVDLTVNEGEFVCLIGHSGCGKTTLLNMVAGFSQPTTGAVYLQDQPIAKPGPDRMMVFQNYSLLPWKTAYENVDLAVKAVNPNMSAGQRRSIVHEHLNMVGLTEAADKRPGQLSGGMKQRVAIARALAIRPQVLILDEPFGALDAITKEELQEELLTIWRDHQVTVLMITHDIDEALFLADRLVMMTNGPAAQIGEVLDIPFPRPRNRARILEDPNYYDLRNHVLDFLYRRFAHSED, from the coding sequence ATGCATACCCTAAACGATCTCCATCTGACTCCCGTTGCTACTTGTTCTCCATTTCTGCGGATTGAGAATGTTTCCAAGATCTATCCCACTCCTAATGGCCCATATCCAGTGTTGCAAGGGGTTGATCTCACGGTCAACGAGGGCGAGTTTGTTTGCTTGATTGGTCACTCTGGCTGCGGCAAAACCACTTTGTTAAACATGGTGGCGGGATTTAGCCAACCCACCACAGGCGCAGTTTATCTACAAGATCAACCAATCGCTAAACCCGGACCCGATCGCATGATGGTATTTCAAAACTACTCGCTGTTGCCCTGGAAAACGGCCTACGAGAATGTCGATTTGGCGGTCAAAGCGGTGAATCCTAACATGTCGGCGGGGCAACGACGCTCAATTGTGCATGAGCACTTAAACATGGTGGGGTTGACCGAAGCCGCCGATAAGCGCCCCGGGCAATTGTCGGGTGGTATGAAGCAACGGGTGGCGATCGCCCGTGCCCTAGCTATTCGCCCACAGGTGTTAATTCTCGATGAACCGTTTGGAGCACTTGACGCGATTACCAAAGAAGAGTTGCAGGAAGAGTTATTGACCATTTGGCGAGATCACCAAGTTACTGTGTTAATGATTACTCATGATATCGACGAAGCTCTATTTTTAGCCGATCGACTGGTAATGATGACGAATGGCCCGGCGGCCCAAATTGGTGAAGTGTTGGATATTCCTTTTCCACGCCCTCGAAATCGTGCTCGAATTTTAGAAGACCCCAACTATTACGATCTACGCAATCATGTTTTAGATTTCCTCTATCGCCGGTTTGCACACAGCGAAGATTAA
- a CDS encoding nitrate ABC transporter ATP-binding protein (This model describes the ATP binding subunits of ATP-binding cassette (ABC) transporters for nitrate transport, or for bicarbonate transport, in bacteria and archaea.), whose amino-acid sequence MSTFVEIDHVDKVFSLPNGDYYVALKNIDLKIHQGEFVSLIGHSGCGKSTLLNIVAGLDRTTTGGVLLEGRQVTQPGPDRMVVFQNYSLLPWKTVYQNIALAVDSALKHLPNGERRGIIEQHIDLVGLRHARDKFPHELSGGMKQRVAIARALAIRPKLLLLDEPFGALDALTRGNLQEQLMKICQESHVTCIMVTHDVDEALLLSDRVVMLTNGPEAHIGQILEVPIPRPRQRLEVVNHPRYYSLRSEMIYFLNQQKRAKRRQSQQKVAIAGNGLSKVNLDIGFIPLTDCAPLVVAKEKGFFAKHGLEQVTLSREPSWKAISEGVASGRLDAAQMVAGMPLAMTLGVGSKAPLPVITALVLDRNGNAITFSRHLFNRGVRTVADFKALLADTPDRTHTLGMVHPASMHNLLLRYWLASGGIDPDHDVNLTVIPPAQMVSNLKAGNIDGYCVGEPWNSRAVYEGLGVVMATDLDIWAGHPEKVLGVREDWVNAHPETHKALVKALLEACDYCDDMRNREEILGWLCQPQYVGTDPTYTRMGFLDPYDRGTGAEPEWLPRFNQFHVDRANCPGRAEGLWILTQLARWDMTPFPKNWVEILERVRRVDLYGAAVRELGLPDLELDREPFQLFDKVVFDPDDPIGYLNKFSICRDFRIEEINIDVPTSVAA is encoded by the coding sequence ATGTCTACTTTCGTTGAAATTGACCACGTTGATAAGGTATTTTCGCTACCCAATGGCGATTACTATGTGGCCCTAAAGAATATTGATTTAAAGATTCACCAAGGTGAGTTTGTGTCGTTAATTGGGCATTCCGGCTGCGGCAAATCGACACTACTCAATATTGTTGCCGGTCTCGATCGCACAACAACGGGCGGGGTACTGCTAGAAGGACGGCAAGTGACGCAACCGGGGCCCGATCGCATGGTGGTGTTCCAAAACTACTCGCTGTTGCCTTGGAAAACAGTTTACCAAAACATTGCCCTGGCAGTAGATTCGGCTCTAAAGCATTTGCCCAACGGCGAACGGCGCGGCATTATTGAACAGCACATTGATCTGGTAGGGTTACGCCACGCTCGCGATAAGTTTCCCCATGAATTGTCAGGGGGCATGAAGCAGCGGGTGGCGATTGCTCGCGCCTTGGCCATTCGTCCCAAACTGCTGCTACTGGATGAACCATTTGGCGCACTCGACGCCTTGACACGCGGCAATTTGCAAGAGCAGTTGATGAAAATTTGTCAGGAAAGCCATGTCACCTGCATCATGGTGACGCACGATGTGGATGAAGCGCTGCTGCTGTCCGATCGGGTGGTGATGCTGACAAATGGACCCGAAGCTCATATCGGTCAAATCTTGGAAGTGCCGATTCCGCGGCCTCGCCAGCGGTTGGAAGTGGTGAATCATCCCCGTTATTATTCACTGCGTAGCGAGATGATTTATTTTCTCAATCAGCAAAAGCGGGCCAAGCGGCGGCAGTCTCAGCAAAAAGTGGCGATCGCTGGCAACGGCTTAAGCAAGGTGAATCTAGATATCGGCTTCATTCCCCTCACTGACTGCGCTCCGCTAGTAGTGGCTAAAGAGAAGGGCTTCTTTGCCAAGCACGGACTAGAACAAGTCACGTTGTCGCGGGAACCGAGTTGGAAGGCCATTTCAGAAGGCGTGGCATCGGGACGATTGGATGCAGCACAGATGGTGGCAGGAATGCCACTGGCAATGACCTTGGGCGTGGGTTCAAAGGCTCCTTTGCCGGTAATTACGGCGCTAGTACTCGATCGCAACGGCAATGCCATCACCTTTAGCCGCCACTTGTTCAACCGAGGCGTGCGCACCGTTGCTGATTTCAAAGCCCTGTTAGCTGACACTCCCGATCGAACGCATACGCTGGGCATGGTGCATCCGGCCTCAATGCACAACTTGCTGCTGCGCTATTGGCTGGCTTCGGGTGGCATTGACCCCGATCACGATGTCAACCTGACGGTGATTCCTCCGGCTCAAATGGTCTCGAACTTGAAGGCGGGTAATATTGATGGCTACTGTGTTGGAGAACCCTGGAATTCGCGGGCTGTTTACGAAGGCTTGGGCGTCGTCATGGCAACTGATCTTGACATTTGGGCTGGACACCCAGAAAAAGTGTTGGGGGTGCGAGAAGACTGGGTCAATGCGCATCCCGAAACCCACAAGGCCCTCGTGAAAGCTCTGCTGGAAGCGTGTGACTACTGTGATGATATGCGCAACCGCGAAGAGATTCTGGGCTGGTTGTGTCAGCCGCAATACGTAGGAACAGATCCCACCTATACGCGCATGGGTTTTCTCGATCCCTACGATCGGGGTACAGGAGCGGAACCGGAATGGTTGCCGCGCTTCAATCAGTTTCATGTCGATCGAGCCAACTGTCCCGGTCGGGCTGAAGGGCTGTGGATTTTAACCCAACTCGCACGCTGGGATATGACTCCCTTCCCCAAAAACTGGGTAGAAATTTTGGAACGGGTACGTCGGGTTGATTTGTATGGAGCCGCCGTGCGCGAATTAGGACTTCCCGATCTAGAACTCGATCGCGAACCCTTTCAGTTATTCGACAAAGTGGTATTCGATCCCGATGATCCGATCGGGTATCTCAATAAGTTCTCGATCTGTCGCGACTTCCGCATTGAAGAAATTAACATCGACGTACCTACTTCTGTTGCTGCCTGA